One window of the Carnobacterium maltaromaticum DSM 20342 genome contains the following:
- a CDS encoding ribose-phosphate diphosphokinase: protein MSEHYFDPKLKIFALNSNRPLAEKIANEVGVELGKLSVDQFSDGEIRINIEESIRGDHVYIVQSTSSPVNDNLMELLIMIDALKRASAKTINLVIPYYGYARQDRKARSREPITAKLVANMITAAGADRILTLDLHASQIQGFFDLPVDHLMGAPLLANYFLNHDIANDDVVVVSPDHGGVTRARKLAEFLKAPIAIIDKRRPKANVAEVMNIIGNVEGKKCILIDDMIDTAGTITLAAGALAEAGATEVYACCTHPVLSGPALQRIQDSAIKQLIVTDSIYLPEDRKCEKIVEISVGVLMGDAIKRIHENKSVSPLFEKKFKRDKN, encoded by the coding sequence ATGTCAGAACATTATTTTGATCCAAAGCTCAAGATTTTTGCATTAAACTCAAACAGACCGTTAGCGGAGAAAATTGCTAACGAGGTGGGGGTAGAATTAGGAAAATTATCTGTGGATCAATTCAGCGATGGAGAAATTCGAATCAACATTGAAGAAAGTATTCGAGGGGACCATGTTTATATTGTTCAATCAACTTCTAGTCCTGTCAATGATAACTTAATGGAGTTATTGATTATGATTGATGCTTTAAAACGAGCAAGTGCTAAAACAATCAATTTAGTTATTCCATATTATGGATATGCTAGACAAGATCGTAAAGCTCGTTCGAGAGAGCCAATCACAGCAAAATTAGTTGCCAACATGATTACAGCTGCTGGAGCAGATCGTATTTTGACATTGGATTTACATGCTTCACAAATTCAAGGATTCTTTGATTTACCAGTCGATCATTTGATGGGCGCACCTTTATTAGCGAACTATTTCTTAAATCATGATATTGCTAATGATGATGTAGTCGTTGTTTCACCTGACCATGGTGGAGTAACTCGTGCTCGTAAGTTAGCAGAATTTTTAAAAGCGCCAATTGCGATTATTGATAAACGTCGTCCAAAAGCCAACGTTGCAGAAGTGATGAATATCATTGGGAATGTTGAAGGTAAAAAATGTATTCTGATTGATGATATGATTGATACTGCCGGTACGATCACATTAGCAGCAGGTGCATTAGCAGAAGCAGGTGCAACAGAGGTTTATGCTTGTTGTACTCATCCAGTGTTATCTGGCCCAGCTTTACAACGCATTCAAGATTCAGCAATTAAACAATTAATTGTTACAGATTCTATCTATTTACCAGAAGATCGTAAATGTGAGAAAATCGTTGAAATTAGCGTGGGTGTTTTAATGGGAGATGCAATCAAACGTATCCATGAAAACAAATCTGTAAGTCCGTTATTTGAAAAGAAATTTAAACGCGACAAAAACTAA